DNA from Daucus carota subsp. sativus chromosome 1, DH1 v3.0, whole genome shotgun sequence:
AAATCCTCCAAGCCAAACGTTGAGAATTTGCAATGAACTTGGTCATTCccacaaatttaaaatacacacactagaaaattaCCACACCAATAAAAAGCTGTCCAAATTTATTCAAGGAGACGATTAACACGGATTGCCACTTTGTCAGGAAGCACCTTAAAACATAACCAGGTCTAAAGAAAGCAAGACATTCAAATGTTAAATCATGCCAACAAGTAGATCAGAGGTGAGAGGCAGCATCTAAACTGTCAAAAACTACTAAAACTCCATACTTTAATCCCAGTTTCAAATTCCAAGACTCCcgaatatgaaaattgaaaaaagaaactAAAACAAACCAACTAAGATCACATCTGAGATGTAAACAGCCGCAACCAAGCAAGTGGGGTGATTTTTCTGCTCAAATTCCTGACTTGCGCAAATCTTCTGCACCGTGTGCAAAGTGGCACCTGTCCCCAAAAGTGCATGATCCTTTAGCGAAATTCTCACAGAGCTTTGTCTTGAAGTTGTTTGCTGGACCAGTACCAGACATTGCATGGCTTTTTGGTGGCGGTCCAGAGGCTGATCCGATGCTCACAATAAGCTCCTGAACCATCTGACTGGCTTGTTTGATCTGATCGAAAGTACCCTCCAGTTCGATGTTCCTTAGATTTGGATCAGCCTCGTGTTCTCTGATGGAAAGCTTTGCCCCAGTCTGGCGACATATTTGCTTAGAGTTGACGCCATTTTTACCAATTATAGCTCCAGCAAGTGATGCATCAACACTAATCTTTGCTGTGGCATTAGCCCCAAAACTTGTTCCAGTTCCGTAGCTTGGAGGGGTTGGCTCCATGCGACTACCAAACCTGCTACCAGGCATCGGTCCCATGCCACGTGGGTCTTCATGATAAGGAACTGTCGGTCTGCCCAACTCCCATTCACCATGTGCAAAGTGACACTTATCACCAAATTTGCACCCTTCAGCAGAGTTGTATTTGTTGCACAAACGGGATTTGATTGCCGGGGGTGACGAACCGTCGGGAAATGATGGTTGTCCAAATGATGGTTGCCCATGATTTCGGGCAGGGGCTGCTGGATTGTTGCCAGTCATTTGGGCTACAGCTTTGATGCCACCTGGTACGTAATGTAAGAAATGGCATCCCTCTCCAAATGGACACCCTGCAGTGCTGCAGACCAATGGAAAACAGATGAATCAGTTCCAGAcgatgttataaataaagaaGCCAGCACTAACATGAATAATAGCCAAGAAAAAGTAGTGAGGCCTTATGATAAATTAATCGAAATTTCCACTGTCAAAAATGTTTCATGTGATGATATTAATCTTTCATGAATATTAACCTAATTGTGATGTTCTATACTGCAAATACTGTTTTTACTTAGCAGAAGATTGGTCTAGAAAGGAgttaaaattatactccctccgtcccattcatttctatacagttttctttttgggatgtctcatcatttctatacatttcaaaaataatagcttttaataatataaaacaccatTACACTAACtacttcttccactatctccattctataatactccctccatcccaaattagatggccccgttgactttgggcacacaatttaaggttcattgagcgcatagatacgtgacttatttttaaaattttatttttgcaaataaaaattaaaatatgaaattttcatttataaaagaaaaaataaaaaaataaattttggaagtagacggtcaatgcacctaaagttacgtgcccaaagtcaacggggacatctaatttgggatggaggtagtaatatacacactattacacccaatactttcttccactatctcaaatctattattaaatataaatgggtcccaccactatacccacttttcacctaactttactcatttttacactttttcatttttacactttttcttggtctccgcaTCCCAACCAAATGTACACAActggttgggacggagggagtagctcaTATCGAGAAGGGATTATAAAAACACACATGGAAAGAGCAAATAGTTTTGAAGTCGTAATCTAAATATGTTCAACTATTTGTGCCTGTAAACAATGTTCCATACCATTATAACAGGAAACGATGACTAAATGTCACACAAGATTAAGTGATACTTGTTTGTTTTCAGCATAATCTTCATATTGGTCTACATTACTCCAGCAATGACAAAAATGATATTATCTGACAATAGTCTTCTATATGCTAATCCAAATAGTGGAAACAAAATGTAGGTCTTGTATAACCAAGACACTTAGGTTAATATAACCCTACTTAACTAATtccaaaaacatataatttggTAGAAGTTATTGCTACACCAAGGGAAGCGGCCAAACAATACCTTCATTTTGAACTTGTTACTTTGAAGATTATAGACCAATTTTCTACGATTAATTGTAATGCTTTAAGAAAAGAGTCCCCATAACAGAATATATAAACCACAATAATATCTTTTCTTATCTTTAGAAGTCATCTATCTGCTGATCTTAGACTTGGAAGAATGTCGcaagatatataattaactttatCCCTTATACATATAAACAAAACACCGCTAAAATTGCATTagatagaaaaaatattatgctAATAGATACTAAACAAAATCATGTACAGAGCAAGTGATGATGACTAATATATATGATCATAAAACTTCCACGACGCACACATGTACACATATTCCTGTGATAAGGACTATGAATGCCCATGCTATTCTTGATATATTCTACCAGTTTGACAGTTTCTGAGCCtgttaaggaaaaaaaaatacagcGACCAGTATACCAATCACCAAAGTGAATCCATGATCAGTGAGATCAACCGATGTTACCTTAAGCAAACACCAAACAATAACCTGTAAAACTTAAGGTGACTATTTCCTAAAAGTATTCTACGACTAATTCTGATGAATACAGGTAATATATAAGCCTTGTCATTATTAACAGCCTCAAATTTTCAACCAAACGAATTGCTTTGAGGTTCAATGGCCTCAAGTGCTTATTTCAACAGCCCGTTCGCAACTCAAGAATCCGTTCAGTAAGCCTTGTTATTTGTGATTAAAAAGGTATTTTACCTGTAACACAACTTTAAATGCCCAATTCATTAGTCCAGATCATCGCTTTTATTAAAAACCACTAAAGAAATAACTTACAGCTtaaaagtaaaagataaaattacACTTGCATGATTCATTTTACATAGTTTAGAATTAGAACCTGAAAAACTTTGTGCATGGCTTCGATTTGCTTCCTATACCAGTTGTAAAGGACTCCGTTTCTGTTACAgaacattaattttttatctgAGTTAAAATTTCAGTGAATTACTTTCTTCAAAGTTTAGCCAAGATTTCATACTCATTCACCAATAAAAGAGCCATtagatataaaatatgatatataataagGTAAATACAGTATAGATGATACATTCATTAGAGTAGTTTCAGATACCAATATACTACAGTTTTAGAGTTCCAGGAGAACACCCggggaatatattttaaaggtCCTCTTTTAAATATTACTAACTATTTTGACTCTTTTCCACACAATATCCAATTTCATTCATAAAAAACTTCATATTGAAATCAACTTCAGTAGCAAGTCTCCCTGCATAAAGTTTTCCGGAAAGTAGGGTAAAAACaagattaaaatgaaaaaaacaaaagagccatatataaattaattttggtGATGCCTTCATGTTCAATTGTCTTCAATTTCACATAGTGAAGTACTATCCAGTGTTATTAAACGCGGTATTCTCACTGAAGAGCAAATGCTTCTTGGGGGCATAAGCGGAACGCCCTAGACACAGATTCATCAAAGACAAagaaatatacttatatatatgataagtaATGcagaatattattaatttatagattagAAGACACTTAAATAATAAAGCAAATTCATCATCATATAGATTCAAAATAGAACCATTTGAAGTCGGAGTAACAAAGAAATGCAAAGTTAATCCATCAGTTACAGCAATTAAACAAATAGCAACCATAATAAGTATGCATAATCAGTATGCACAATATATAACTGTGAATTTTAATTACTTAATATATAAAGGTCAGCACATATGAAGGAAAGAAATTTAGTAAAAGAATCAGTATATACAAGAATTGTATGTACATACAAAACCGTATAtactatatatgtgtgtgtaaatcTATATGCAAGAATTGGTATACATGAATATGAGTAGATAATTACAAGGAAGAAGATGAGAAGAATGCATATGCAAGAATGAAGAATCTACAAATGTGTGTAATTTAACGGAAGCGTGCATCTCCTGCACTTTTTTATTTGCGCATAAGCGCTTAAGGCACACAAAAGCACACGGACTGGTACTATCTTTCTTCAGAATGAGGAAATAAACATAACATATTAACCTTGCACATTCTCATCCACAGTATGAATGACAAAATTCCTAACACAATATTTACAAAACAAAAGTAAACTTGGGAATTTGATTGTTCTGATTgatcattattatatttactGCCACTCCAGATTTCTAAGTTTCTAGACATGTAGTAGaaatccttccaattttgagAACATAAGAAAATCCCGGTACCAAGGTAAAACCCAGTCAATAAGAGGTGACAATAGCCTTACTAATCACAGAGACAGAACAATCAATCGATGCAAAATCTTTTACATAAGATTTGGTTTCTCAAAGACCTAATCTTACATAAAGTTGTCAACACCCAAATtcaagtttatttataaatctttaCATCACTAAATAGTTTTTATTAACTTCACCCTgcacaaaatcacatacaaagtgCAAAAACCCAAATACAAGAAACAAACACTACACACCAGTAATAAACAAGAAATCAAGAGTgataaaaaaaccaaaaaaaatcaattaacacAATCAAACAAGTTCGATCGAAAAAACAAAGCACGACCCATCAATTGAGTAACCATATTAAGAATTCCCAACTCATCAAACttgaaaaatacataaaaagatgaaaaaaagTGAAACCTTGCTTGGACTTCTTGAAAGCAGCATTGCCATTCAAGGCAGGAGCTTCAGGTCTTGCCCTCTTTCTAGCACTTCCAAAATCCATATGGGTGTTTCCTTTCGAGATTAGATGATGTGAAAATTAGGTCTAGATGTGCCTCACGATTGTACAGAGATATATTGTTTGATGATTGTTGGATTTCTACAGGCTGAGGTTTCTAGTACTATCCTTTCACGTGCTCTCTGTTTATTCACGTCTTTTGGTCAACGGGGCTTTGGGCCCTTATACTATTGGGCTTATCAAACACAACAAGGCCTCGTTTATGGAATACGATGTCATTATCCGTTTTCAATTGACCCACTTTTGattgaatattataaatatttatttattatttaaaaaaataaaaattatactttagaataaattagataatttttaataatataatttatttattaaattatataatatataaatttcagttaataTATAGTCAATTTAACTGCTCAAAGGttaaaagagacatgtattacGAAACAAAGGAGACATGTATTACGAGACAAACAGAGTTATTATTTcacttttatcattttaaatatttttttttgttgatacaAAATaggatttttgataaatttcttttttattaatgataaattattatctAATCGACTAAAAGGCCACGTGTTCacgaaaatttaaataatagaataatattatttgagaaGGGGGCCAAAAAGCACctaaaaaacacaaaattatgataaaggataattattataaatacttgTCATCAAATCTAAGGCGtatattgaattgatattttagtaaatttattctcatttatgaaatccaaatatattcaatttttaaaaatatataaaaatcttataatatttaattaaactttAAACTTTCATGTAAAATCCAGTGGTattcatgattttaaattatatctaaAATCCATATggtatttgattaaaattatttaaaatttattaaaatctgatgttattcaaatgttgataaattttttagacttcataaaatgatgaattttgtggtGTTGTGCTTAAATCTTAAAGACTCTATAACAATTTTGTggcattttatcaaaaatcaacaTAAAATAAGATCCTGGATTCTCCATGTGAAGGTCCTCTTTAAGCAATCTAATAAACTATTCTCAACTATCgttgttttcagtttcaacCTGGGCCCAACAAATTGGATACATCCCATCATTCGGGTCTGTACCAACTGCAGTCAGCAAAATTCCTCCTAACGGACCCTTTAAATGGCATCCATCTAATCCAATGATTGGTCTGCAGCCATCTAAGAACACTTCCTTTAGTGGACCTAGACAAACATAGAATCTTTTAAACCTTGTACAGGTTCCACCTTGCTCAGTCATAATCTTCTTTATGGAGGAAGGCATTTGTCTTTTGATTTCATTTGCATATGCAAAGATTTTTGCATACTCCATCTCATGATTCCCAAGGATATTATCCCTAGTCTTCTTCAGTGCTCTGTACACCATGGACAGTGAAACTTGACATTTCAAGTCATTAACAACTCTGGCATGAAATGCTTGTGTTGGCCGTTCTGGGTTCAATCGGATTTCATCCTCATATTCCTTTGCAATCCATGTGCAATTAACACATTTCTGCACCCATGTAGGATTGCAAGTATGTCTGTTAATCAGTGTCTTGATTTGTATGTTCTCTGTCATTTGCTTCTTGATACCATAGCACCTCCACTGACAACCCCCactataaaatcattttattttatttttaaaattcttctTCAACCTGATAGGCCTTTGCTGGACTATGGCAAGTTTCCCCGCTGCAGCTCTGAATATTGCTCCATTTGCAAAAAGCATGCATGCCTTGAATTGAGGGTCAGCCATGTCTGTCAGTTCATTAAACTCATGGAAATTGCAATCATCTTCATCACAAGATGAAACTGCCATCCTTTCATTAGTGCTGTGATAGCTGCTCTCAGAGCTGATGTCCAAATCATGATCTTCACATACTTCTCCATCTTCATTAGCCACAAAGTCTTCATTTTTTTCATCACTTTTAGCAGCCACAAAATCATGATCACCCTCATGATCTTCAGTGTTTTCAGCATCTTCATTAGCCAAATGATCTTCAGTGTTTTCAGCATCTTCATTAGTCACATGATCTTCATTTTTTTCAACTATTTCTTCAGTGCTCTGTCGTTTTTCACTGCCTCGCTTAGCTTTTTTTCTTGCCACTGTCTTCCCTTTCATTGACTTTGAATTCTCATGTTTTTCTTCAACCTGACTTGGTTGGCTTTCAAGAGGACCATCCTCATCAGTAATAATGACTAGAGTTTCCTTTGTATTTTTGAACAATCCCTACAAAAAAATGTACACAAGTCATACACTTTTACATATGAAAATTACACTTTACATATGCAAATTTACACTTTTACATACCCTAAACATTGAATATCTTCCTCTTTTCTGGTCCTGTAGGGTGGATTAGGTGGGGGTATTCTCCTCCTTTTTGGTGGGACTTTTTCTACTTCACTGTCACTGGAATCCAGGTTTGAACTGTCACCTTCCCAACTCAGCTGTTCTTCTTCTTTCTTAGATGGATTTACCCCTTCATTGTGACCAGCAGGCTCACCTACATATCCTACCTCCTCTCTCATTTCTTCTATCCTTTCAATCCTTTGATCCTCGGCTAACTGAGTTAATGAAAAGTCATCCCAACCATCACCTACAACTTCATCAAGTGGCTCATCTGTCGTATATATGTTCAAGCATCTAGAATATGCAGTGAAAACACTAATTGATGCACTTCCTCATCACTAACAATTGGCATAATCCCCTTCGACAACTCTGTATCAGGAATACAAAACCAAAGGCAAAATTCTCCTAACACTAACCCCAGTTCTGTCAACATAGACTTTATATCAATTAGACAAAAATCCACAACTTCACACATATCAAAATACCTAATTTTACCTCGAACATAGCTATCAAGTTGTCATCAAACCTCCCACCATAATGCACTTTAATAGTAAAATATCTTGAATTCTCTGTTTATGAACATACATATAggtaaaaatatgttaaaataggACACTTTAGGATGCACGTGATAACAGATTTAGTAAAAAAATGCTTGCTCCTTCAATTCAGacaatatataaacataaaggGACCACCACATACTATAAAAAACACCACACTATATAAATCCAATTAGATTGAACTATACAATAAACAATTAAAACTCTGAACACATAAATCCTAGAGTAATATATTGTCAATTACTAGCATATCCACATAAATCATACAAGAAAATCACTGaacacatgcatgcatatacAAACGAGGAAAATGGGGGAATTTGGGAGATGATATACCTTCATATTTTGGGGTTTCGTCGCCAGGAGCAAGAGTAGGCTCTGGAATCACCGGCGCATCACTACTGG
Protein-coding regions in this window:
- the LOC108202687 gene encoding zinc finger CCCH domain-containing protein 14, translating into MDFGSARKRARPEAPALNGNAAFKKSKQETESFTTGIGSKSKPCTKFFSTAGCPFGEGCHFLHYVPGGIKAVAQMTGNNPAAPARNHGQPSFGQPSFPDGSSPPAIKSRLCNKYNSAEGCKFGDKCHFAHGEWELGRPTVPYHEDPRGMGPMPGSRFGSRMEPTPPSYGTGTSFGANATAKISVDASLAGAIIGKNGVNSKQICRQTGAKLSIREHEADPNLRNIELEGTFDQIKQASQMVQELIVSIGSASGPPPKSHAMSGTGPANNFKTKLCENFAKGSCTFGDRCHFAHGAEDLRKSGI